From one Malus sylvestris chromosome 1, drMalSylv7.2, whole genome shotgun sequence genomic stretch:
- the LOC126631591 gene encoding receptor-like protein EIX2 translates to MGGIMVLFLLIITLHVNLGHGDANMTMRCTDKEREALLAFKQGLIMDEHSQVLFSSWGTEAAKQDCCRWEGVSCDNQTGNVVQLDLGDHDYLQGSISFLCVSAATHLSFLNLSYNYLSGELPKCLTHLGNLVMLDLSSNALSGKIPSTMGSLFGIQTLKLRSNEFVGELPLSLKNCTSLMVLDLADNQLTGSIPKWLGASFQKLVILMLSSNHFNGSLPPQLCDLIYIQILDVSVNNISGVIPNCLKKLTTLAQKGNSSLTVEHSYTRNDQHTLWWGTYEDDEIFIWKGSLQFYRNILGLVRSIDLSSNRLTGEIPSEISYLVGLVSLNLSRNQLTGQITPDIGKLESLDSLDLSRNHIDGRIPTSLARISRLSVLDLSHNNLIGKIPTGTQLQSFDPSFYDGNPQLCGPPLKKPCDIEETGPDQVSNEEDKDGQLIRYGFYISMVLGFFVGFWGVCGSLVFIREWRYTYFKFLNSLNDWLYVRVVLIKRKLTDA, encoded by the exons ATGGGGGGAATTATGGTGCTTTTTCTATTAATCATCACCCTACATGTGAACCTTGGCCACGGCGATGCTAACATGACGATGAGGTGCACAGACAAGGAAAGGGAAGCTCTCCTTGCATTCAAGCAAGGCCTCATCATGGACGAGCACAGCCAAGTATTATTCTCTTCGTGGGGAACAGAAGCCGCAAAACAAGATTGTTGCCGATGGGAAGGAGTCTCATGTGACAACCAAACTGGCAATGTTGTTCAGCTTGATCTCGGAGACCATGATTATTTGCAAG GATCGATTTCTTTCTTGTGTGTCAGTGCAGCTACGCATTTAAGTTTTCTTAATCTCTCATACAACTATCTCTCTGGAGAACTTCCAAAATGCTTGACACATTTGGGCAATCTCGTCATGCTTGATTTGAGTTCCAATGCTCTTTCGGGAAAAATTCCTTCGACGATGGGCTCCTTGTTTGGGATCCAAACATTGAAATTAAGAAGCAATGAGTTTGTGGGAGAGTTGCCTTTATCCTTGAAGAATTGCACAAGTTTAATGGTTCTTGATCTTGCCGATAACCAGTTGACGGGATCAATACCTAAATGGTTGGGGGCTAGCTTTCAGAAATTGGTTATACTAATGCTTTCCTCTAACCACTTCAATGGAAGCTTGCCCCCGCAACTATGCGATCTAATATACATTCAAATTTTGGATGTCTCTGTAAACAACATCTCTGGAGTTATACCGAATTGCCTAAAAAAGTTGACTACTCTAGCTCAGAAAGGAAATTCGAGTCTAACCGTCGAACATTCTTACACGAGAAATGATCAACATACATTATGGTGGGGTACTTATGAGGATGATGAAATCTTCATATGGAAAGGAAGCTTGCAGTTTTACAGGAATATTTTGGGGCTTGTGAGAAGTATTGATCTCTCAAGCAATCGATTGACTGGGGAAATTCCGAGCGAAATCAGTTATCTTGTTGGGTTGGTTTCTTTAAACCTCTCTAGAAACCAACTTACAGGTCAAATTACTCCAGACATTGGAAAATTGGAGTCCTTGGATTCACTTGATTTGTCAAGAAATCATATAGACGGAAGAATTCCAACAAGCCTTGCTCGGATAAGTCGTCTTAGTGTCTTGGACTTGTCGCACAACAACTTGATTGGAAAGATTCCAACTGGCACCCAGCTCCAAAGTTTTGATCCATCTTTTTATGATGGAAATCCACAGCTCTGTGGACCTCCACTTAAAAAGCCGTGTGATATCGAAGAAACGGGTCCAGATCAAGTTAGTAACGAAGAAGACAAGGATGGTCAGCTTATACGCTACGGATTTTACATCAGCATGGTGCTCGGGTTTTTTGTTGGATTTTGGGGAGTTTGTGGAAGTCTGGTATTCATCAGGGAATGGAGGTACACATACTTCAAGTTCTTGAATTCGCTGAATGATTGGCTTTATGTGAGGGTAGTGTTGATCAAGCGGAAATTAACGGATGCTTAA